The following proteins are encoded in a genomic region of Brachypodium distachyon strain Bd21 chromosome 1, Brachypodium_distachyon_v3.0, whole genome shotgun sequence:
- the LOC100846644 gene encoding LOW QUALITY PROTEIN: heat stress transcription factor A-9-like (The sequence of the model RefSeq protein was modified relative to this genomic sequence to represent the inferred CDS: deleted 1 base in 1 codon), producing the protein MGSKKASPPPSGAASASRAAGLNEASSDVGASTGNGTAPVGAVPKPPDVPPFLTKVYDMVSDPATDKVISWTQAGSSFVISDSHAFERDLLRRHFKHSNFSSFIRQLNTYGFRKVDPDRWEWANEGFLRGQKHLLKTIKRKKRSPQEAGSELEQAPVKTPPGTENIEIGKYGGLVKEVETLKRDKALLMQQLVDLRHYQQSSNLEVQNLVQRLQVMEQNQQQMMALLAIVVQNPSFLNQLVQQQQRRSNWWNADGNKKRRFPALEQGPVTEQETSGGGTEIIQYLPPVPETSGQGIPDEAFCSATAQTTSSPPLDMPMDIDTKTTSDNLDNVGSFGDFLTDTPADWDIELFFDDDGEPLIAPLENNGQVDPPLSVQDYDFPQSEQDCQMEAQHNYRNPQYGIH; encoded by the exons ATGGGCTCTAAGAAAGCGTCGCCTCCGCCTTCCggtgccgcctccgcctcccgcgccgccggcttgAACGAGGCATCCAGCGATGTCGGTGCCTCGACCGGGAATGGAACGGCGCCGGTGGGGGCGGTGCCTAAGCCGCCAGATGTGCCGCCGTTTCTGACCAAGGTGTACGACATGGTCTCCGACCCGGCGACCGACAAGGTGATCTCGTGGACCCAGGCCGGCAGCAGCTTCGTGATATCGGACTCGCACGCCTTCGAGCGCGACTTGCTCCGTCGGCACTTCAAGCACAGCAACTTTAGCAGCTTCATACGCCAGCTCAACACCTAT GGATTTCGTAAAGTTGATCCTGATAGATGGGAGTGGGCCAATGAGGGCTTTCTTAGGGGCCAAAAGCATCTTCTGAAAACCatcaagagaaagaagagatcCCCTCAGGAAGCGGGTAGTGAGTTGGAGCAGGCACCTGTCAAGACTCCGCCTGGTACTGAAAACATTGAAATTGGAAAGTACGGTGGCCTTGTAAAGGAAGTTGAAACCCTCAAGAGGGATAAAGCTCTTCTCATGCAGCAGCTTGTAGATCTCAGGCACTACCAGCAAAGCTCGAATCTTGAGGTGCAGAATTTGGTTCAACGCCTTCAAGTAATGGAACAGAACCAGCAGCAGATGATGGCACTTTTAGCAATCGTTGTCCAGAACCCTAGTTTTCTCAATCAGCTTgtgcaacagcagcagcgcaGGAGCAACTGGTGGAATGCTGATGGAAACAAGAAAAGGAGGTTCCCTGCTCTAGAGCAAGGCCCAGTAACTGAGCAGGAGACTTCTGGTGGAGGGACAGAAATCATTCAGTATCTTCCTCCTGTCCCTGAAACTTCTGGCCAAGGAATACCGGATGAAGCATTTTGTTCAGCCACCGCACAAACAACCTCAAGTCCTCCACTTGACATGCCCATGGACATTGACACCAAAACTACCTCAGACAACCTCGATAATGTCGGTTCTTTTGGGGATTTTTTGACTGACACCCCTGCTGATTGGGACATAGAGCTGTTctttgatgatgatggtgaaCCTTTAATTGCACCACTTGAGAACAATGGTCAAGTGGACCCTCCTTTGAGTGTTCAAGATTATGATTTTCCACAATCAGAGCAGGATTGCCAAATGGAAGCACAA CATAACTACAGAAATCCTCAATATGGTATTCACTAA